A genomic stretch from Candidatus Hydrogenisulfobacillus filiaventi includes:
- a CDS encoding membrane protein of unknown function (Evidence 5 : Unknown function), with product MAAIWASPLTLTLLLLALAVTVRQAGQERRHQAILERLSARLREFRVRPVHAPADELEQPLVERVLLPLWRGWEDAVARRVLPARAEAELARSLRMAGVHLSPRAFTALRLLVSLAVPLLAGAFLLAAPGVPGWQAWLLLAALGLITYLFFGVHIRTRAQARRRELERELPEIFDLLSVSVEAGLSFEGALRRVVVRLKGVAGRSSGGWSATSRWDPAATRPSGPWPPAPGRVCCCGSPI from the coding sequence ATGGCGGCAATCTGGGCAAGCCCCCTCACCCTGACCCTGCTGCTGCTGGCGCTGGCGGTCACCGTGCGCCAGGCCGGGCAGGAGCGGCGCCACCAGGCCATCCTGGAGCGGCTGTCCGCGCGGCTGCGCGAATTCCGGGTGCGGCCGGTGCACGCCCCTGCAGACGAGCTGGAGCAGCCGTTGGTGGAACGGGTCCTGCTCCCGCTCTGGCGGGGCTGGGAGGACGCGGTGGCGCGGCGGGTGCTCCCGGCACGGGCGGAGGCGGAGCTGGCCCGCTCCTTGCGCATGGCCGGCGTACACCTCTCCCCGCGGGCCTTCACCGCCCTGCGCCTGCTGGTGTCGCTAGCGGTGCCGCTGCTGGCGGGGGCGTTCCTGCTGGCGGCGCCCGGGGTGCCCGGCTGGCAGGCCTGGCTGCTGCTGGCGGCCCTGGGCCTCATCACTTACCTCTTCTTCGGGGTGCACATCCGCACCCGCGCCCAGGCCCGGCGCCGGGAGCTGGAGCGGGAACTGCCCGAGATCTTCGACCTGTTGAGCGTGAGCGTGGAGGCCGGCCTCAGTTTTGAGGGCGCCCTGCGCCGGGTGGTGGTGCGTCTCAAGGGGGTGGCGGGGAGGAGTTCGGGCGGGTGGTCAGCGACCTCGCGATGGGATCCAGCCGCAACGAGGCCCTCCGGGCCCTGGCCGCCCGCACCGGGTCGCGTCTGTTGCTGCGGTTCGCCAATCTGA
- a CDS encoding Type II/IV secretion system protein TadC, associated with Flp pilus assembly, with protein sequence MLRFANLMAQSSRTGAGVGPALRALARDVKEERLARVREAAAQLPVKLLFPMIVFILPTLFAIVLGPGIYSILRSLGGKG encoded by the coding sequence TTGCTGCGGTTCGCCAATCTGATGGCGCAGTCCAGCCGCACCGGGGCGGGGGTCGGCCCGGCTCTGCGCGCCCTGGCCCGCGACGTCAAGGAGGAGCGCCTGGCCCGGGTGCGGGAGGCGGCGGCCCAGCTGCCGGTGAAGCTCCTGTTCCCCATGATTGTCTTTATCCTGCCGACCCTGTTCGCGATTGTGCTGGGGCCGGGGATCTACAGCATCCTGCGCAGCCTGGGGGGCAAGGGCTGA
- a CDS encoding protein of unknown function (Evidence 5 : Unknown function) — MRQVRLERAGESRPAVVYEAFGERLRGLMGRRRFPSGLAAVLFPHTAAIHTCWMRFAIDVAYLDREGRVLRVTPAMGPWRLGPWVQGAWWTVEAPAGTLADWRPGDRVRIRPDAVTAGGSGPGR; from the coding sequence ATGCGGCAGGTGCGGCTGGAGCGGGCGGGGGAGTCCCGCCCCGCGGTGGTCTATGAGGCATTCGGCGAACGGTTGCGCGGCCTCATGGGCCGGCGCCGCTTCCCGTCCGGCCTGGCGGCGGTGCTCTTTCCCCATACGGCTGCCATCCACACCTGCTGGATGCGCTTTGCCATCGACGTCGCTTACCTGGACCGGGAGGGCCGTGTCCTGCGGGTTACCCCCGCGATGGGGCCCTGGCGCCTGGGGCCCTGGGTGCAGGGGGCGTGGTGGACGGTGGAGGCTCCGGCGGGGACCTTGGCGGATTGGCGGCCGGGGGATCGGGTCCGGATCCGGCCGGATGCGGTTACGGCAGGCGGGTCCGGCCCAGGTAGATGA
- a CDS encoding conserved membrane protein of unknown function (Evidence 4 : Unknown function but conserved in other organisms): MAEGSGKSGGVRDLLANERTFLAWIRTAIGLMGFGFVVAKFNLFLYIRGLYTRRPTPGSGTLGLVLVGAGMGLLLLATWHYHQVRTGILSGDDRPAAHSPMAYLAAALLFAAGAALLIYLGRTRLP, encoded by the coding sequence GTGGCGGAAGGCAGCGGCAAAAGCGGCGGCGTGCGGGACCTCCTGGCCAACGAACGGACCTTCCTGGCCTGGATCCGGACCGCCATCGGCCTGATGGGCTTCGGCTTCGTGGTGGCCAAGTTCAACCTCTTCCTCTACATCCGGGGGCTCTACACCCGCCGGCCCACCCCCGGCTCCGGCACCCTGGGCCTGGTACTGGTAGGTGCCGGCATGGGCCTGCTGCTGCTGGCCACCTGGCACTACCACCAGGTCCGCACCGGCATCCTGAGCGGGGATGACCGCCCGGCCGCCCACTCCCCCATGGCCTACCTGGCCGCCGCCCTCCTCTTCGCGGCCGGGGCGGCGCTGCTCATCTACCTGGGCCGGACCCGCCTGCCGTAA
- a CDS encoding conserved membrane protein of unknown function (Evidence 4 : Unknown function but conserved in other organisms) — translation MDAAALTTVPLAELWRPAVFLAAVFLEGLYLLLVVGPWNEAFPEARPVPLVRMLAFTLGLGAFYLACGSPLAYVADHDLFTAHIVQHMLLTAVMPPLLWLGTPGWLLRPLYRRPAGRRLLRFLARADVAFFSFNGLSALLLMPAVYDRVLASGPLQGISNLALVVTALIFWLPVLNPLPELPPLTPGKRLLYLFFAADAVTSMVGFLFVDPPLYRPYFGHTTAFGLTPLADQQLGATLLLALMVLVYGTAFFATFLRYQGGMAAWYE, via the coding sequence ATGGATGCGGCGGCGTTGACGACCGTGCCCCTGGCAGAGCTGTGGCGGCCGGCCGTCTTCCTGGCGGCGGTGTTCCTGGAAGGGCTCTACCTGCTGCTGGTGGTCGGACCCTGGAATGAGGCGTTCCCGGAAGCGCGCCCGGTGCCGCTGGTGCGCATGCTGGCCTTCACCCTGGGGCTGGGCGCCTTTTACCTGGCCTGCGGCAGCCCCCTGGCCTACGTGGCCGACCACGACCTGTTCACGGCCCACATCGTGCAGCACATGCTGCTAACGGCGGTGATGCCGCCTCTGTTGTGGCTGGGCACCCCCGGCTGGCTGCTGCGCCCGCTCTACCGGCGGCCCGCCGGCCGGCGCCTCCTGCGCTTCCTGGCCCGGGCCGACGTGGCCTTCTTCTCCTTCAACGGCCTTTCCGCCCTCCTGCTGATGCCGGCCGTCTACGACCGCGTGCTGGCCAGCGGCCCTCTCCAGGGGATCAGCAACCTGGCGCTGGTGGTGACCGCCCTCATCTTCTGGCTACCGGTCCTCAACCCGCTGCCGGAGCTGCCGCCCCTGACCCCCGGCAAGCGCCTGCTCTACCTGTTCTTCGCCGCCGACGCCGTGACCTCCATGGTCGGCTTCCTGTTCGTCGACCCGCCGCTGTACCGGCCCTACTTCGGGCACACGACCGCCTTCGGCCTCACCCCCCTGGCCGACCAGCAGCTGGGCGCCACCCTGCTGCTGGCCCTCATGGTCCTGGTCTACGGGACCGCCTTCTTCGCCACCTTCCTCCGCTATCAAGGCGGGATGGCGGCCTGGTACGAGTAG
- a CDS encoding N-acetyltransferase, whose protein sequence is MLRFVHAEKADESRARQFLSQFTNDYLPQELSGYLERPRGGLYLALDDDRVVGTIVLEFPRTHEAYVGGLRVSPDRQKQGIGRQFVEFAMEEARRLGATIMRAVVAEGNQVSEHLMRDDLAFHAVERWRVGTIRPLPVPARLPDEAGPAWAVDHDRLLAFWNKYQDDLWADLNPWVPHSLSAEDISRRFETGGIALLPQTGAEVRGLALYRLHNRERLDIGYLRAETTEELAQLVQYLWVEAHAWGITVARFGLSRQAADRLLALGGLEETDDWQGMVFERSLVATVPMGSGSGGSAV, encoded by the coding sequence TTGCTGCGGTTTGTGCACGCGGAGAAGGCGGATGAGAGCCGGGCCAGGCAGTTTCTGAGCCAGTTCACCAACGACTACCTGCCCCAGGAGCTGAGCGGCTACCTGGAACGGCCGCGCGGCGGCCTGTACCTGGCCCTGGACGACGACCGGGTGGTCGGCACCATTGTGCTGGAGTTCCCGCGGACGCATGAGGCCTACGTGGGCGGGCTGCGGGTCAGCCCCGACCGGCAGAAGCAGGGGATCGGGCGGCAGTTCGTGGAGTTTGCCATGGAGGAAGCCCGCCGCCTGGGCGCCACCATCATGCGGGCGGTGGTGGCGGAAGGCAACCAGGTCTCCGAGCACCTCATGCGCGACGACCTGGCCTTTCATGCCGTAGAGCGCTGGCGGGTGGGCACCATCCGGCCGCTGCCGGTGCCGGCGCGGCTGCCGGACGAGGCGGGGCCCGCCTGGGCAGTGGACCACGACCGCCTGCTGGCCTTCTGGAACAAGTATCAGGACGACCTGTGGGCCGACCTGAACCCCTGGGTGCCGCATTCCCTCTCGGCGGAGGATATCAGCCGCCGTTTCGAGACCGGCGGGATTGCCTTGCTGCCCCAGACGGGCGCGGAGGTGCGCGGGCTGGCGCTGTACCGCCTGCACAACCGCGAACGGCTGGACATCGGCTACCTGCGGGCGGAGACCACCGAGGAGCTGGCCCAGCTGGTGCAGTACCTGTGGGTGGAGGCCCACGCCTGGGGTATCACCGTAGCCCGGTTCGGCCTCAGCCGGCAGGCGGCCGACCGGCTGCTGGCGCTGGGCGGGCTGGAGGAGACGGACGATTGGCAGGGCATGGTCTTTGAACGCTCGCTGGTGGCAACGGTGCCCATGGGATCCGGTAGCGGCGGTTCGGCGGTTTAA
- a CDS encoding conserved membrane protein of unknown function (Evidence 4 : Unknown function but conserved in other organisms), whose product MAREIWQVVWWSRVGLFLAAWVDLALLPWGHVAPAFNPVANPLVLPWIRWDALWYTSIAARGYFSPAAWAFFPLYPGLIAGLHALLPVSLYTAALLISNAALVLAAGLLYRLARTAAGPEAARRAVWMLLLFPTAFYLSAAYTESLFLALTLAAFLAAERGRLGWAAWWTALASVTRSEGILAAVAVLGAYWRRHRWHWHREAWGLLWLPAGLAAFLGAQWVTAGTPWAFIQAQANWGRQLAAPWAGPVLALRQVVVTGSPLQPAAVLSMIDLGSALAAAGLWIYGVRRRLPGEWLVYWAALVLVDLSAPVAGGESPLLSMSRLVLVAFPMFVVLGMLAAERDRVQRLLVWTLPFLQATFLAIFATWHWIA is encoded by the coding sequence GTGGCCCGGGAGATCTGGCAGGTGGTGTGGTGGAGCCGGGTGGGACTGTTTCTGGCCGCGTGGGTGGACCTGGCCCTGCTGCCTTGGGGCCACGTGGCCCCCGCCTTCAATCCCGTCGCCAATCCCCTGGTCCTGCCCTGGATCCGCTGGGATGCCCTCTGGTACACCTCCATCGCCGCCCGCGGCTATTTCAGCCCGGCCGCCTGGGCCTTCTTCCCCCTCTATCCCGGCCTCATCGCCGGCCTGCACGCCCTGCTGCCCGTCTCGCTCTATACCGCTGCCCTCCTCATCTCCAATGCGGCCCTGGTGCTGGCGGCCGGGCTGCTCTACCGGCTGGCCCGCACCGCCGCCGGGCCGGAGGCCGCCCGCCGGGCGGTCTGGATGCTGCTCCTCTTCCCGACCGCCTTTTACCTGTCCGCCGCCTATACCGAGTCGCTCTTCTTGGCTCTCACCCTGGCCGCCTTTCTGGCCGCGGAGCGGGGACGCCTGGGCTGGGCCGCCTGGTGGACGGCCCTGGCCAGCGTGACCCGCAGTGAGGGCATCCTGGCCGCGGTGGCAGTGCTGGGGGCTTATTGGCGGCGCCACCGCTGGCATTGGCACCGGGAGGCGTGGGGGTTGCTGTGGCTGCCGGCGGGCCTGGCCGCATTTTTGGGGGCGCAATGGGTAACCGCCGGCACCCCGTGGGCGTTTATCCAGGCGCAGGCCAATTGGGGCCGGCAGCTGGCGGCGCCGTGGGCGGGGCCTGTCCTGGCCTTGCGGCAGGTGGTGGTCACCGGCAGTCCGTTGCAACCGGCGGCGGTGCTGTCTATGATAGACCTTGGCTCGGCGCTGGCGGCGGCAGGCTTGTGGATCTATGGGGTCCGGCGCCGGCTACCGGGGGAATGGCTGGTCTATTGGGCAGCCCTGGTGCTGGTGGATCTCTCGGCCCCGGTAGCGGGCGGCGAGAGCCCGCTGCTCAGTATGTCGCGGCTGGTGCTGGTCGCGTTCCCCATGTTTGTGGTTTTGGGCATGCTAGCGGCGGAACGGGACCGGGTGCAGCGCCTGCTCGTCTGGACGCTGCCGTTCCTGCAGGCGACGTTTCTGGCGATCTTCGCGACCTGGCATTGGATCGCGTAG
- the ppm gene encoding Polyprenol monophosphomannose synthase: MRALVILPTYNELANLVPMVEAILDQGPDFNILVVDDGSPDGTGLLADHLKTVYPGRMEVIHRQGKLGLATAYLTGFRYAITQGYDLVFEMDADFSHNPAYLPRFLETMARTGADVVLGSRYIPGGGVENWPWYRKFISRGGSTFARTVLGLPFQDLTGGFKCFRVKVLETLDLDRITANGYGFQIELTFRAWLQGFKVVEMPIVFGNRRHGVSKMSAGIFFEALGLVLRLRAEQLLSGVPLPQGERAEP; encoded by the coding sequence ATGCGCGCCCTGGTCATCTTGCCGACGTATAACGAACTGGCCAACCTGGTGCCGATGGTGGAGGCTATCCTGGATCAGGGGCCGGACTTCAACATCCTGGTGGTGGATGACGGTTCCCCGGACGGCACCGGGCTGCTGGCGGATCACCTGAAGACGGTCTATCCGGGCCGGATGGAGGTGATTCACCGCCAGGGCAAGCTGGGCCTGGCCACCGCCTATTTGACCGGTTTCCGTTACGCCATCACCCAGGGTTACGACCTGGTGTTCGAAATGGATGCCGACTTTTCCCATAATCCTGCCTACCTGCCCCGCTTCCTGGAGACGATGGCCCGGACCGGGGCAGATGTGGTGCTGGGTTCCCGCTACATACCCGGGGGCGGGGTCGAGAACTGGCCCTGGTACCGCAAGTTCATCTCCCGTGGCGGCTCCACCTTCGCCCGCACAGTCCTGGGTCTGCCGTTCCAGGACCTGACCGGGGGGTTCAAGTGCTTCCGGGTCAAGGTGCTGGAGACCCTGGACCTGGACCGCATCACCGCCAACGGGTACGGCTTCCAGATTGAGCTCACCTTCCGGGCCTGGCTGCAGGGCTTCAAGGTGGTGGAGATGCCCATTGTCTTCGGCAACCGCCGCCACGGGGTGAGCAAGATGTCGGCCGGCATCTTCTTTGAGGCCCTGGGCCTGGTGTTGCGGTTACGGGCCGAGCAGCTCCTGAGCGGGGTGCCCCTGCCCCAGGGGGAGCGCGCGGAGCCGTGA
- a CDS encoding membrane protein of unknown function (Evidence 5 : Unknown function) — MTARGAAWGRLAGRLVRYGLVGLSGVGVNFLVLRLDWVLLHAWPWLAFGTAIEAAIVTNYLGNARFTFLAPPAWGSFLRYNLVAAGGGAVQDAISSLLVHAHWNYLAANLAGIPVGTLIGFVLSQVWVFRSAAGKRGMRGGTSGPSAGAVLAGLGFRRRPHP; from the coding sequence ATGACCGCCCGGGGTGCGGCTTGGGGCCGCCTGGCCGGCCGGCTGGTGCGTTACGGGCTGGTGGGCCTGAGCGGGGTGGGGGTGAACTTCCTGGTCCTGCGCCTGGACTGGGTCCTCCTGCATGCCTGGCCGTGGCTGGCCTTCGGGACCGCCATCGAGGCGGCCATCGTCACCAACTACCTGGGCAACGCCCGTTTCACCTTTTTGGCGCCGCCGGCGTGGGGGTCGTTCCTGCGCTACAACCTGGTGGCGGCCGGCGGGGGGGCGGTGCAGGATGCCATCTCCTCCCTGCTGGTTCACGCCCACTGGAACTATCTGGCCGCCAACCTGGCCGGCATCCCGGTGGGCACCCTCATCGGCTTTGTGTTGTCCCAGGTCTGGGTGTTTCGGTCTGCAGCCGGGAAGCGGGGAATGCGCGGTGGCACGTCCGGGCCCTCCGCCGGGGCCGTCCTCGCCGGGCTGGGATTCCGCCGCCGTCCGCATCCTTGA
- a CDS encoding Threonine/serine exporter, with protein MADAGAELLKSGAETARVEDTMMRLARAYGQSVEVVVFPTALFVQAADGRTLLRRVQERNVNLAVIAAVNQLSRRVASEPLPPAELARGLAEAARAETYRPGRVILAGGAAAAFMAPLVGGRGPDLVPAFLAGVLALAVRNGLQARGLRSSLAVLAAALLASLPALAVAAWAPPGVAFHPGSILTAGMMVLVPGVLMTTAVRDGIAGDLLASAGKILESLLIAGAVAAGAALALALYLKAGGRWP; from the coding sequence GTGGCGGACGCGGGGGCCGAGCTCCTGAAGAGCGGGGCGGAGACCGCGCGGGTGGAGGATACCATGATGCGCCTGGCCCGTGCCTACGGCCAGTCGGTGGAGGTGGTGGTGTTTCCCACCGCCCTTTTTGTGCAGGCGGCCGATGGGCGCACGCTGTTGCGCCGGGTGCAGGAGCGCAACGTCAACCTGGCGGTGATCGCCGCCGTAAACCAGCTTTCGCGCCGGGTGGCGTCCGAGCCGCTGCCGCCGGCGGAGCTGGCCCGGGGCCTGGCGGAAGCGGCCCGGGCTGAGACCTACCGCCCGGGCCGGGTCATCCTGGCCGGCGGGGCCGCGGCCGCGTTCATGGCCCCCCTGGTGGGCGGGCGCGGGCCGGACCTCGTGCCCGCCTTCCTGGCCGGCGTCCTGGCCCTGGCGGTGCGCAACGGCCTGCAGGCGCGCGGCCTGCGCAGCAGCCTCGCGGTGCTGGCCGCCGCCCTGCTGGCGTCCCTGCCGGCGCTGGCGGTCGCGGCCTGGGCCCCGCCGGGCGTCGCCTTCCACCCCGGCTCCATCCTGACCGCCGGCATGATGGTGCTGGTGCCGGGCGTGCTCATGACCACCGCCGTCCGGGACGGCATCGCGGGCGACCTCCTGGCCTCGGCGGGCAAAATCCTGGAGTCGCTGCTGATCGCCGGGGCGGTGGCGGCAGGGGCGGCCCTGGCCCTGGCCCTCTACCTGAAGGCTGGGGGGCGGTGGCCGTGA
- a CDS encoding ThrE_2 domain-containing protein, whose translation MSGFWQGPLPGFASALLTVAAFAVVYQLPPSRIGVAALIGGVAWGAAGILGYGPADGLGGDFAGAFLVGVLAEAAAVLTRTPALSYAVPAIIPFVPGYLAYRSMVAFLTGRFLNGLRLGLEAFLAAGALAAGLAVAATLARALRRRRAV comes from the coding sequence GTGAGCGGCTTCTGGCAGGGGCCCCTCCCCGGCTTCGCCTCCGCCCTGCTGACGGTGGCGGCTTTTGCCGTGGTGTACCAGCTGCCCCCTTCCCGCATCGGGGTGGCTGCCCTCATCGGCGGCGTGGCCTGGGGTGCAGCAGGCATCCTCGGCTACGGGCCGGCCGACGGGCTGGGGGGTGACTTCGCCGGTGCCTTTCTGGTGGGGGTGCTGGCGGAGGCTGCGGCGGTGCTCACCCGCACCCCCGCCCTGTCCTACGCGGTGCCGGCCATCATCCCCTTCGTGCCCGGCTACCTGGCCTACCGGAGCATGGTGGCCTTCCTGACCGGCCGTTTCCTCAACGGGCTGCGTCTGGGCCTGGAGGCGTTCCTGGCTGCGGGGGCACTGGCGGCCGGGCTGGCGGTGGCCGCCACCCTGGCCCGGGCCCTGCGGCGCCGGCGGGCGGTGTGA
- a CDS encoding Transcriptional repressor, producing the protein MADAEEKPSRSGAEQLLASTLREHGLRVTPDRLQLFRTLEAASAPLSITEISKRMEPLGINQATVYRILERFTAISVTHSVLLPHGVVAYELVPPFAEHHHHLVCSRCGRVINFYNPELDQAIQAVAKNYGFTVTSHMVEVHGLCTECAKAHREKKTAR; encoded by the coding sequence ATGGCGGACGCGGAGGAAAAACCATCCCGGTCCGGGGCCGAACAGCTCCTGGCCAGCACCCTGCGGGAACACGGGCTCCGGGTGACCCCTGACCGCCTGCAGCTGTTCCGGACCCTGGAGGCCGCCAGCGCGCCCCTCTCCATCACCGAGATCAGTAAACGGATGGAGCCGCTGGGCATCAACCAGGCGACCGTCTACCGCATCCTGGAACGGTTTACGGCCATTTCCGTCACCCACAGCGTACTGCTGCCTCATGGGGTGGTGGCCTACGAGCTGGTGCCGCCCTTCGCCGAACACCACCATCACCTGGTGTGCTCGCGGTGCGGCCGCGTGATCAACTTCTACAACCCGGAGCTGGATCAGGCCATCCAGGCGGTGGCCAAAAACTACGGGTTCACGGTCACCTCCCACATGGTGGAGGTGCACGGACTATGCACGGAGTGCGCCAAAGCCCACCGCGAGAAGAAGACCGCCCGCTGA
- a CDS encoding conserved protein of unknown function (Evidence 4 : Unknown function but conserved in other organisms), with translation MAKYRQGKVKRQHHVLRELEAGLAFIGQLPEVDGVIPGTIKPKAGGSTGFSFQYLTSSGIKLIGRSGGAAQEVFIITAHPQAVLEALRREGLLPPA, from the coding sequence GTGGCCAAATACCGGCAAGGCAAGGTCAAACGGCAGCACCATGTGCTGCGCGAGCTGGAGGCCGGCTTGGCCTTCATCGGGCAGCTGCCCGAGGTGGACGGTGTCATCCCCGGCACCATCAAGCCCAAGGCCGGCGGATCCACCGGCTTCAGCTTCCAGTACCTCACCTCCAGCGGCATCAAGCTCATCGGCCGTTCCGGCGGGGCCGCCCAGGAGGTCTTTATCATTACGGCCCATCCGCAGGCGGTCCTGGAAGCCCTGCGGCGGGAGGGACTGCTGCCCCCCGCCTGA
- the minC gene encoding putative septum site-determining protein MinC (Evidence 3 : Putative function from multiple computational evidences), protein MELKGNRQGLRLILAPADVEAGPSALETRLGDFLSARLAFLGGVGDLRVEVPAPGPGPALLTALAAVFARFPQLRLRAVGERSERPILLPRREAAGPLIWRQTLRSGQELSHEGDIVVLGDVNAGARVLAGGDILVFGTLRGQAWAGRPHRSDARIFALRFQAVQVRIGDAIAAGQDAGTPLRDEPEYACYDPRTRQLVVEPWRTGTSTPTAPAGPAPEAEASRGLPWAR, encoded by the coding sequence ATGGAACTGAAAGGGAACCGGCAGGGACTCCGTCTCATCCTGGCACCGGCCGATGTCGAAGCTGGCCCCTCGGCGCTGGAAACCCGGCTGGGGGACTTCCTCTCCGCCCGCCTGGCCTTTCTAGGCGGGGTGGGGGATTTGCGGGTGGAGGTTCCGGCTCCCGGTCCGGGTCCTGCCCTGCTCACCGCCCTGGCGGCGGTCTTCGCTCGTTTCCCCCAGTTGCGGCTGCGGGCGGTGGGGGAGCGCAGCGAACGGCCCATCCTCCTGCCGCGACGGGAGGCCGCCGGCCCGCTCATCTGGCGGCAGACCCTGCGCTCCGGCCAGGAGCTGAGCCATGAGGGGGACATCGTGGTACTGGGGGACGTCAACGCCGGCGCCCGCGTGCTGGCCGGGGGCGACATCCTGGTGTTCGGCACCCTGCGCGGGCAGGCCTGGGCGGGGCGGCCCCACCGCAGCGACGCCCGCATCTTTGCCCTGCGCTTTCAGGCGGTCCAGGTCCGCATCGGGGACGCCATCGCCGCCGGCCAGGACGCCGGCACCCCCCTGCGGGACGAACCCGAGTACGCCTGCTACGACCCCCGTACCCGGCAGCTGGTGGTAGAGCCCTGGCGGACCGGCACCTCCACCCCGACCGCCCCGGCCGGCCCGGCCCCCGAGGCCGAGGCGTCCCGAGGCCTGCCCTGGGCCCGCTGA
- a CDS encoding protein of unknown function (Evidence 5 : Unknown function): MSPPNWANSWPWPAALGWGWSWPIRTWPSWRNPCAAACWPTPASVWPWAAWPRRTSPACGHWPPPFLCLTACATCPGGRPGPASPAGAASGRRCRSASGTCRYERPAARPAGLAVAPGRLSAGPGGGGPGPARSAGCGRRPLGGRSPPPPAPCLPGGPDLPVPGTGPLELEPDPPRAGRPRPRRPRPPAALRRRSLAGGRHRQRKPPAMAGQTGTLSPVGPRSPGGGRGGSPARGPAGRLAGGGSGPGPLAGRGLPPGGPGPHLTGLAGRARPAGPAPPPAAPISCYWDHGPLSLTEALHRLKAGQVVTGVEIRHGGRRLMLGFGRGAGIPAAKGNNSYNMTTPDRDR, encoded by the coding sequence ATGTCTCCCCCGAACTGGGCGAATTCCTGGCCCTGGCCCGCGGCTTTGGGGTGGGGCTGGTCCTGGCCCATCAGGACCTGGCCCAGCTGGCGGAACCCCTGCGCAGCAGCGTGCTGGCCAACGCCCGCCAGCGTCTGGCCCTGGGCGGCCTGGCCCCGGAGGACATCGCCCGCCTGCGGGCACTGGCCGCCCCCTTTCCTCTGCCTGACCGCCTGCGCTACCTGCCCCGGGGGCAGGCCTGGGCCAGCCTCACCCGCGGGGGCCGCCTCCGGCCGCCGGTGCCGGTCCGCCTCCGGCACCTGCCGCTATGAGCGGCCCGCCGCCCGCCCTGCTGGCCTGGCGGTTGCGCCAGGCCGGCTGTCTGCCGGGCCTGGCGGCGGCGGCCCCGGACCTGCCCGGAGCGCGGGCTGTGGACGGCGACCTCTGGGCGGGCGATCCCCCCCGCCACCGGCGCCATGCCTGCCTGGTGGCCCGGATCTTCCTGTCCCTGGAACCGGTCCTTTGGAGCTGGAGCCGGATCCCCCCCGCGCCGGGCGGCCCCGCCCCCGACGCCCGCGCCCGCCTGCTGCCCTGCGCCGCCGAAGTCTGGCTGGAGGCCGACACCGGCAGCGAAAGCCGCCGGCAATGGCTGGCCAAACTGGAACGCTATCACCTGTGGGCCCCCGGTCCCCTGGTGGCGGTCGCGGAGGATCCCCGGCGCGTGGCCCGGCTGGCCGCCTGGCTGGCGGCGGGTCCGGCCCCGGACCCCTGGCCGGCCGGGGCCTTCCCCCTGGCGGACCTGGCCCGCACCTTACCGGCCTGGCTGGCCGCGCACGCCCGGCCGGACCCGCCCCCCCACCCGCAGCCCCCATCAGCTGCTACTGGGACCACGGGCCGCTCTCCCTGACCGAAGCCCTGCACCGCCTCAAGGCCGGCCAGGTGGTGACCGGTGTCGAGATCCGCCACGGGGGGCGCCGCCTCATGCTGGGCTTCGGCAGGGGAGCAGGAATTCCGGCCGCAAAGGGGAATAACAGCTATAATATGACAACGCCCGACCGCGACCGTTAA